One genomic region from Jiangella sp. DSM 45060 encodes:
- a CDS encoding LLM class flavin-dependent oxidoreductase yields the protein MDRRLTTGLILPNRGPMIGATTVPELLDLAAAADASGWDSVWVGDSILAKPRVEALVMLSAVAARTTRVSLGAACLASTPLRDPLLLAHQWASLDHLSGGRTIFVACQGGGPGMGEFDNELANFGVERSSRPRRVEEAIEILRRLWSEDDVDYDGTFTSLRGVTIRPRPAQPRIPVWIAANPDLSKARNVATAFGRVARYADGWQVTHTRPAGVARALEIIHEHADAIGRTLPDDFDVCVCMNICVDDDREKAFAEAKRFLDAHSRTEYTREFLETWVAAGPAEACLETLHDYVRAGATSILLRISSFDQRGQFERITEEVVPYLSAR from the coding sequence ATGGACCGTCGTCTCACCACCGGGCTGATCCTGCCGAACCGAGGGCCCATGATCGGGGCGACCACCGTCCCGGAACTGCTCGATCTCGCCGCCGCGGCCGACGCGTCCGGCTGGGACTCGGTGTGGGTGGGTGACAGCATCCTCGCCAAGCCGCGGGTCGAGGCGCTGGTGATGCTGAGCGCCGTCGCCGCCCGCACGACGCGGGTGTCGCTGGGGGCCGCGTGCCTGGCGAGCACGCCGTTGCGCGACCCGCTGCTGCTCGCGCACCAATGGGCCAGCCTCGACCACCTGTCCGGCGGGCGGACGATCTTCGTCGCCTGCCAGGGCGGCGGGCCCGGCATGGGGGAGTTCGACAACGAGTTGGCGAACTTCGGCGTGGAGCGGTCGAGCCGGCCGCGCCGGGTCGAGGAGGCCATCGAGATCCTCCGCCGGCTCTGGTCCGAGGACGACGTCGACTACGACGGCACGTTCACCTCCCTTCGCGGTGTCACCATCCGTCCCCGTCCCGCGCAACCGCGGATCCCGGTGTGGATCGCCGCCAACCCTGACCTGAGCAAGGCGCGCAACGTCGCCACGGCGTTCGGCCGGGTCGCCCGCTACGCCGACGGCTGGCAGGTCACGCACACCCGGCCCGCGGGCGTCGCCCGTGCGCTGGAGATCATCCACGAGCACGCGGACGCCATCGGCCGCACCCTGCCCGACGACTTCGACGTCTGCGTCTGCATGAACATCTGCGTCGACGACGACCGGGAGAAGGCGTTCGCCGAGGCCAAACGGTTCCTCGACGCCCACTCACGCACGGAGTACACCCGCGAGTTCCTCGAGACCTGGGTCGCGGCCGGGCCAGCCGAGGCATGCCTGGAGACACTGCACGACTACGTCCGCGCCGGAGCGACGAGCATCCTGCTGCGGATCAGCAGCTTCGACCAGCGCGGGCAGTTCGAGCGGATCACCGAGGAGGTCGTGCCGTACCTGTCGGCCCGCTAG
- a CDS encoding ABC transporter substrate-binding protein yields the protein MVTRPVSGHGPRRRSARGLAAVAGLVAVLLTACQNNTGPDTGSAGTDGGEPVSGGTLVLGIQSDPSPLNPNLTTNGPTQQIGTMIYEPLVYFDNEAAEPKPVLAESWEISDDGLTYTFHLVDATFTNGDPLTSTDVKYTIEQVSTPMFAPFAQAASVIESIDDSDPKTVVIQLKEPFGPLLLSLTRVWILPASVFQGSDPATNPASIDQPVGTGPFMLDEVSRGSQWTLTRNPEYWQEDRPYLDSIVARVVPDAQSATLALAAGEIQYISSQVISPTDVEAVVQRNQAVAHPDSFAPNMTQVFFNTTRDITGDPAVRHALAMAIDREFLLENVFQGGGEVARAPFDSRLEWAYNDEVDFDELYPYDPEAAAQALDDAGYPMQGDSRFSLTILAEGASRFQEVAEAIRSMLLEVGIDAQVSAPEASVATEQAFTAPGDFDLYIQSYTTNWDPALGIARAYVSTSIGTPFGNASGYSDPEVDELFAAGRSGTTEDQRAEPYRQVQEILAEDLPVMPLIETKLNDAHAPNVNGVWYAANWGQWQEAWVG from the coding sequence ATGGTCACACGCCCGGTATCTGGTCACGGTCCTCGACGGCGCTCCGCACGCGGCCTCGCCGCGGTCGCCGGCCTGGTCGCCGTTCTCCTCACCGCGTGTCAGAACAACACCGGACCGGACACCGGGTCGGCCGGTACCGACGGCGGCGAACCGGTCAGCGGAGGAACGCTCGTCCTGGGCATCCAGAGCGATCCGAGCCCGCTCAACCCGAACCTGACCACGAACGGCCCCACCCAGCAGATCGGGACGATGATCTACGAGCCGCTGGTCTACTTCGACAACGAGGCGGCCGAGCCGAAGCCGGTGCTGGCGGAGTCGTGGGAGATCTCCGACGACGGCCTCACGTACACGTTCCATCTCGTCGACGCGACGTTCACCAACGGCGATCCGCTGACGTCGACGGACGTCAAGTACACCATCGAGCAGGTGTCGACGCCGATGTTCGCGCCGTTCGCCCAGGCCGCCTCGGTGATCGAGTCGATCGACGACTCCGACCCGAAGACCGTGGTCATCCAGCTCAAGGAGCCGTTCGGGCCGCTCCTGCTGTCGCTCACGCGGGTCTGGATCCTTCCCGCGTCCGTGTTCCAGGGCAGCGACCCGGCCACGAACCCCGCCTCCATCGACCAGCCTGTCGGCACCGGCCCGTTCATGCTCGACGAGGTCAGCCGCGGCAGCCAGTGGACGCTGACCCGCAACCCCGAGTACTGGCAGGAGGACCGCCCGTACCTGGACTCGATCGTGGCTCGCGTCGTCCCGGACGCACAGTCGGCGACACTCGCCCTCGCGGCCGGCGAGATCCAGTACATCTCGTCGCAGGTCATCTCCCCCACCGACGTCGAGGCGGTGGTCCAGCGCAACCAGGCGGTCGCCCATCCGGACTCGTTCGCCCCGAACATGACACAGGTGTTCTTCAACACCACACGCGACATCACCGGCGACCCCGCGGTGCGGCATGCGCTGGCCATGGCGATCGACCGCGAGTTCCTGCTGGAGAACGTGTTCCAGGGCGGCGGTGAGGTGGCCAGGGCACCGTTCGACTCCCGGCTGGAGTGGGCCTACAACGACGAAGTCGACTTCGACGAGCTGTATCCGTACGACCCGGAGGCGGCCGCACAGGCTCTGGACGACGCCGGTTACCCGATGCAGGGCGACAGCCGGTTCTCGCTGACGATCCTGGCCGAGGGCGCCAGCCGGTTCCAGGAGGTCGCCGAGGCCATCCGCAGCATGCTGCTGGAGGTCGGCATCGACGCGCAGGTGTCGGCGCCCGAGGCCTCGGTGGCGACCGAGCAGGCGTTCACCGCTCCCGGCGACTTCGACCTCTACATCCAGTCCTACACGACCAACTGGGACCCCGCGCTCGGCATCGCCCGCGCCTACGTCTCCACCTCGATCGGGACGCCGTTCGGCAACGCCAGCGGGTACAGCGACCCCGAGGTCGACGAGTTGTTCGCCGCGGGCCGCTCCGGCACGACGGAGGACCAGCGGGCCGAGCCGTACCGCCAGGTCCAGGAGATCCTGGCCGAGGACCTCCCGGTGATGCCGCTCATCGAGACGAAGCTCAACGACGCGCACGCGCCGAACGTCAACGGCGTCTGGTACGCCGCCAACTGGGGCCAGTGGCAGGAGGCCTGGGTCGGATGA
- a CDS encoding ABC transporter permease, with protein MVRYAAVRLAWAVPTVLGIVLLGFILTRVAPGDPVQAMIGEFPAPPEYADEIRERFGLDQSLPTQFWLFLRSLAGGDLGFSFAHNAPVLDIILDRMANTLLLMVPALVLAALLGILLGILGARRAGTRLDTLVTVVTISGQSVPVFWLAMLLVLVFSVQLGMFPVAGMLSITGSDTALGVVGDYLWHWVLPGITLTLAYMTVVARVARSSILETMHQDYVLTAEAKGLTRREVMRRHIFRNALPPIVTVIGFNFGLVLTGAVLTETVFGWPGIGSLFVQAVTNRDYPVIQGVFLFSAIVVVLVNLLVDLLYPVIDPRMRGSHARV; from the coding sequence ATGGTGAGATACGCCGCGGTGCGGCTGGCGTGGGCCGTCCCCACGGTCCTCGGCATCGTCCTGCTCGGGTTCATCCTGACCCGGGTCGCTCCGGGTGACCCGGTGCAGGCCATGATCGGCGAGTTCCCCGCTCCCCCGGAGTACGCGGACGAGATCCGCGAACGGTTCGGCCTGGACCAGTCGCTGCCGACGCAGTTCTGGCTGTTCCTGCGGAGCCTGGCCGGCGGCGACCTCGGGTTCTCGTTCGCGCACAACGCGCCCGTGCTCGACATCATCCTCGACCGGATGGCGAACACGCTGCTGCTCATGGTCCCGGCTCTGGTCCTCGCCGCCCTGCTCGGCATCCTGCTCGGCATCCTCGGCGCCCGCCGGGCCGGCACCCGGCTGGACACCCTCGTCACCGTCGTGACGATCTCCGGCCAGTCGGTGCCGGTCTTCTGGCTGGCGATGCTCCTGGTCCTGGTCTTCTCGGTACAGCTGGGCATGTTCCCCGTCGCCGGCATGCTGAGCATCACCGGCTCGGACACCGCACTCGGCGTCGTCGGCGACTACCTCTGGCACTGGGTGCTGCCCGGGATCACCCTGACGCTCGCGTACATGACCGTGGTCGCCCGGGTCGCCCGCTCCTCGATCCTCGAGACGATGCACCAGGACTACGTGCTCACGGCCGAGGCGAAGGGACTGACCCGGCGCGAGGTCATGCGGCGGCACATCTTCCGCAACGCGCTGCCGCCGATCGTCACGGTCATCGGCTTCAACTTCGGCCTGGTGCTCACCGGCGCCGTCCTCACCGAGACGGTCTTCGGCTGGCCCGGCATCGGCAGCCTGTTCGTCCAGGCCGTCACCAACCGGGACTATCCGGTGATCCAGGGGGTCTTCCTGTTCTCCGCGATCGTGGTCGTCCTCGTGAACCTGCTGGTCGATCTGCTGTACCCGGTCATCGACCCACGGATGCGAGGCAGCCATGCACGTGTCTAG
- a CDS encoding ABC transporter permease, translated as MSRKQRWGWLRSSTATTVSFVFIVLLVLVALVGPFVLPGNPAAISRDVLQPPSPDALFGTDHLGRDQLTRMVYGARISLLVGVLAAGMAIVVGIAVGACAGFFGGIVDIALMRMSEFFQVIPTLIVAVAIVALIGPGLANIIGVIALLSWAQTARVTRAEVLRVKQLDYVNAVRCLGHREFLVLLREVIPNSLPAVMPLIALGVADAILQESSISFLGLGSPDTISWGLLLHDGQQNLLSAWWMVVIPGLAIFATVLSLNILGDAVSTALNPRLRLTGRVRRKVVTP; from the coding sequence GTGTCTAGGAAGCAGCGGTGGGGCTGGCTGCGCTCGAGCACGGCGACGACGGTCAGCTTCGTCTTCATCGTCCTGCTCGTGCTGGTGGCCCTGGTGGGCCCGTTCGTGCTCCCGGGCAACCCCGCGGCGATCTCCCGCGACGTCCTGCAGCCGCCGTCGCCGGACGCCCTGTTCGGCACCGACCACCTGGGCCGCGACCAGCTCACCCGGATGGTGTACGGCGCACGCATCTCGCTGCTGGTCGGCGTGCTGGCCGCCGGCATGGCGATCGTCGTCGGCATCGCCGTCGGCGCCTGCGCCGGCTTCTTCGGCGGCATCGTCGACATCGCCCTGATGCGGATGTCGGAGTTCTTCCAGGTCATCCCGACGCTGATCGTCGCCGTCGCGATCGTGGCGCTGATCGGGCCCGGGCTGGCCAACATCATCGGCGTGATCGCACTGCTGTCCTGGGCGCAGACGGCTCGGGTGACCCGGGCCGAGGTGTTGCGGGTGAAACAGCTGGACTACGTGAACGCGGTCCGCTGCCTGGGCCATCGCGAGTTCCTCGTGCTGCTGCGCGAGGTGATCCCGAACTCCCTGCCGGCGGTCATGCCGCTGATCGCGCTCGGCGTGGCCGACGCGATCCTGCAGGAGTCGTCGATCAGCTTCCTCGGCCTCGGCAGTCCCGACACGATCAGCTGGGGCCTGCTGCTGCACGACGGCCAGCAGAATCTGCTGTCGGCGTGGTGGATGGTGGTGATCCCGGGTCTGGCGATCTTCGCCACGGTCCTGTCCCTGAACATCCTCGGCGACGCGGTCAGCACGGCGCTCAACCCGCGCCTGCGGCTGACCGGCCGGGTCCGGCGGAAGGTGGTGACACCGTGA
- a CDS encoding ABC transporter ATP-binding protein, which yields MTATPLLEVEDLHLSYELRDRTVHALQGATLHVGRSEIVGIVGESGSGKSTVARAALGLLPWGVAHITGGAIRLEGADVTRLGPHQWPKLRGHPLAMVFQDPLSFLNPVVRVGRQIAEGVAKHDPGADRTRRVAELLDLVRLPAEVAQSYPHELSGGMRQRVLLAIALGCRPRLLVADEPTTALDVTTQADIIALLRDIRDTLDLSILLISHDLAVVATMCDRIYTMYGGHTVETGPTAEVLRRPGHPYTYGLMQSARAVRDEHGRYATIPGQPPNLAVEFPGCPFSGRCPVEVETCSTRFPPSAQVSGSESHLAWCWRLVEQPLDNAAVTA from the coding sequence GTGACGGCGACACCGTTGCTCGAGGTGGAGGACCTCCATCTCTCCTATGAGTTGCGCGACCGCACGGTGCACGCCCTGCAGGGTGCGACGCTGCACGTCGGCCGCTCGGAGATCGTCGGCATCGTCGGCGAGTCCGGATCGGGCAAGTCGACGGTGGCGCGGGCCGCGCTGGGGCTGCTGCCATGGGGCGTCGCGCACATCACCGGTGGCGCGATCCGCCTCGAGGGCGCCGACGTCACACGCCTGGGCCCGCACCAGTGGCCGAAGCTGCGTGGCCACCCGCTGGCCATGGTGTTCCAGGACCCGCTGAGCTTCCTCAATCCGGTCGTGCGGGTGGGCCGCCAGATCGCCGAGGGCGTCGCCAAGCACGACCCGGGCGCCGACCGCACCCGCCGTGTCGCCGAGCTCCTCGACCTCGTCCGCCTGCCGGCCGAGGTCGCGCAGTCCTATCCACACGAGCTCTCCGGCGGGATGCGCCAGCGCGTCCTGCTGGCGATCGCCCTCGGCTGCCGGCCCCGTCTGCTGGTCGCCGACGAGCCGACGACGGCCCTCGACGTCACCACGCAGGCCGACATCATCGCGCTGCTGCGCGACATCCGCGACACCCTGGACCTCAGCATCCTGCTGATCAGCCACGACCTCGCCGTCGTCGCCACCATGTGCGACCGCATCTACACCATGTACGGCGGTCACACGGTCGAGACCGGGCCGACGGCCGAGGTGCTGCGCCGTCCCGGCCATCCGTACACCTACGGGCTCATGCAGTCGGCGCGGGCGGTCCGCGACGAGCACGGCCGGTACGCCACGATCCCCGGGCAGCCGCCGAACCTCGCCGTCGAATTCCCCGGCTGCCCGTTCTCCGGCCGGTGCCCCGTCGAGGTCGAGACGTGCAGCACGCGATTCCCGCCGTCCGCCCAGGTGTCCGGCTCCGAGTCACATCTCGCCTGGTGCTGGCGGCTCGTCGAACAGCCCCTCGACAACGCGGCGGTGACGGCATGA
- a CDS encoding ABC transporter ATP-binding protein → MTNETGAEPVLELRGVSKQYRRRGSVTHVTAVDGVDLTIRSGESFALVGESGSGKSTLAKLALCLERPDAGQILLRGRDLTGLRVSRLRRVRTAMQPIFQDASASFNPRRSVESALFQALGRLRTTAERRAHAVDLLERVGLRPAPSFLDRMPHELSGGQRQRLAIARALAADPVLVVADEPLSGADVSVRGQVMNLLADLQAERALAYLFITHDVSLARSFADRVGVMHHGRLVEVGTPEAVLDNPADPYTKRLVHAVPDIEGPEPVPAFDPAPADPPRQGRT, encoded by the coding sequence ATGACGAACGAGACCGGAGCGGAGCCGGTCCTGGAGCTGCGCGGCGTGTCCAAGCAGTACCGGCGCCGGGGCAGCGTCACGCACGTCACCGCGGTCGACGGCGTCGACCTGACCATCCGCAGCGGCGAGTCGTTCGCGCTGGTCGGCGAGAGCGGGTCGGGCAAGTCGACGCTGGCGAAGCTGGCGCTGTGCCTGGAGCGGCCGGACGCCGGCCAGATCCTGCTGCGTGGTCGCGACCTGACCGGCCTGCGGGTGTCGAGGCTGCGTCGCGTGCGCACGGCGATGCAGCCGATCTTCCAGGACGCGTCGGCGTCGTTCAACCCGCGCCGCTCCGTGGAGTCCGCCCTGTTCCAGGCGCTCGGCCGGCTGCGCACCACGGCCGAGCGGCGCGCCCACGCCGTGGACCTGCTCGAGCGGGTGGGACTGCGCCCGGCCCCGTCGTTCCTCGACCGGATGCCACACGAGCTCAGCGGCGGCCAGCGGCAGCGGCTGGCGATCGCCCGCGCGCTGGCCGCGGATCCGGTGCTCGTGGTCGCCGACGAGCCGCTGTCCGGTGCGGACGTCTCGGTGCGCGGCCAGGTGATGAACCTGCTCGCCGACCTCCAGGCCGAGCGTGCCCTCGCCTACCTGTTCATCACCCACGACGTGTCGCTGGCCCGGTCGTTCGCCGATCGGGTGGGCGTCATGCACCACGGGCGGCTGGTGGAGGTCGGCACGCCGGAGGCCGTCCTCGACAACCCTGCCGATCCGTACACGAAGCGGCTGGTCCACGCGGTGCCGGACATCGAGGGCCCGGAGCCGGTGCCGGCCTTCGACCCGGCCCCGGCCGACCCGCCGCGTCAGGGACGCACGTAG
- a CDS encoding aldehyde dehydrogenase family protein, whose product MERFESYVGGRWMAAREHRENVNPSDTSDIVGLFAAGDRDDVDAAVTAARMAQPDWAAASPQTRADLLESVAARILTDVDRLAELLAREEGKTRGEAEAEVRRAAQIFRFFAGEAVRLAGETQDSIRPGVTVTHRREPVGVVGVITPWNFPIAIPSWKTAPALAYGNTVVLKPAELVPASVIELARIIDDAGFPPGVFNVVTGSGGVVGDAIVTHPGVDAVTFTGSEPVGRGIAVAAAGRFAKVQLELGGKNPLVIAADADLDVAVDCAVNGAFFSTGQRCTASSRLIVDDAVYGPFVERLRARMAALRVGHALAPGTEIGPVVDGRQLDTDLRYLDLARTTPGASVHGGDLVERDTKGHYLAPALIEGLDNDAVVNREEIFGPVAGVIRVSGHDEAVAVANDTEFGLVAGICTTSLALADDFQRRSRTGMVMVNLPTAGVDPHVAFGGRRRSSYGPKEQGAHARDFFTEYKIAYVRP is encoded by the coding sequence GTGGAGCGCTTCGAAAGCTATGTCGGCGGACGCTGGATGGCGGCCCGCGAGCATCGCGAGAACGTCAACCCGTCGGACACCAGCGACATCGTCGGCCTGTTCGCGGCGGGCGATCGCGACGACGTCGACGCCGCGGTCACGGCCGCCCGCATGGCCCAGCCGGACTGGGCCGCCGCGTCGCCCCAGACCCGCGCCGACCTGCTGGAGTCCGTGGCCGCCCGCATCCTCACCGACGTCGACCGGCTGGCCGAGCTGCTGGCCCGCGAGGAGGGCAAGACCCGGGGTGAGGCGGAGGCCGAGGTACGGCGCGCCGCACAGATCTTCCGGTTCTTCGCCGGCGAGGCGGTCCGGCTGGCCGGCGAGACGCAGGACTCCATCCGCCCCGGCGTCACGGTGACCCACCGGCGCGAGCCCGTCGGCGTGGTGGGGGTGATCACGCCGTGGAACTTCCCGATCGCGATCCCGTCGTGGAAGACCGCGCCGGCGCTGGCCTACGGCAACACCGTCGTGCTGAAGCCGGCCGAGCTGGTGCCCGCCTCGGTGATCGAGCTGGCCCGCATCATCGACGACGCCGGCTTCCCGCCCGGTGTGTTCAACGTCGTCACCGGCTCCGGCGGTGTCGTCGGCGACGCCATCGTCACCCACCCGGGCGTCGACGCGGTGACCTTCACGGGCTCCGAGCCGGTCGGACGCGGCATCGCGGTGGCGGCGGCCGGCCGGTTCGCCAAGGTGCAGCTGGAGCTGGGCGGCAAGAACCCGCTGGTCATCGCGGCCGACGCCGATCTCGACGTCGCCGTCGACTGCGCCGTGAACGGCGCGTTCTTCTCCACCGGGCAGCGCTGCACGGCGTCGAGCCGGTTGATCGTCGACGACGCCGTGTACGGTCCGTTCGTCGAGCGGCTGCGGGCTCGGATGGCCGCACTGCGCGTCGGCCATGCGCTCGCGCCCGGCACCGAGATCGGCCCGGTCGTCGACGGCCGCCAGCTCGACACCGACCTGCGCTATCTCGACCTGGCCCGCACGACCCCGGGGGCGTCCGTGCACGGAGGCGACCTCGTGGAACGCGACACGAAGGGCCACTACCTCGCCCCGGCGCTGATCGAGGGGCTGGACAACGACGCGGTCGTGAACCGCGAGGAGATCTTCGGTCCGGTGGCCGGGGTGATCCGCGTGTCCGGTCACGACGAGGCCGTGGCCGTCGCGAACGACACCGAATTCGGCCTGGTCGCCGGCATCTGCACCACGTCGCTCGCGCTGGCCGACGACTTCCAGCGCCGCTCGCGGACCGGCATGGTGATGGTGAACCTGCCGACGGCCGGCGTCGACCCGCACGTGGCGTTCGGCGGGCGAAGGCGGTCGAGCTACGGGCCGAAGGAACAAGGGGCGCACGCCCGGGACTTCTTCACCGAGTACAAGATCGCCTACGTGCGTCCCTGA
- a CDS encoding FAD-binding and (Fe-S)-binding domain-containing protein encodes MDRVHLPTSDLVHALRRAGLDADAGSRRRAEYSSDASNYRVVPEVVVFPRTVDDVLGALEVAREHDSPVTARGGGTSVAGNAVGPGTVLDLSRHLGRVLEIDPRERVARVEPGCLLGTVQREAAAHGLRFGPDPSTWARCTIGGMIGNNACGPRALGYGRTADNVRALDVVDGAGRRFMAGRDVSAVPGLERLVDDHLALIRTELGRFSRQLSGYSLDHLLPENGHDVARALVGTEGTCVTVLGATIELVEVAASPALLVLGYPDMPAAGDDVPALLGHRALAIEGLDARLVDVVRRHYGGVPDLPKGAGWLLVEVPGATPAEAVAAAGELARAAHALDSRVLPAGPEATAVWRIREDGAGLAGRTPRGRQAWPGLEDAAVPPARLGAYMRDFEALLGEHDLQGLSYGHFGDGCIHVRLDLPLDRDATALRRFMEDAARLLSRHGGSLSGEHGDGRARGELLRHVYSPEVLDLFAAFKGLFDPDDRLNPGVLVRPAPLDADLRRPAARTVRAAGLALHADDGDLTRAAHRCVGVGKCRADNAATGGFMCPSYLATRDEKDSTRGRARVLQELTNGSLVTGGWRSPELAESLDLCLSCKACSRDCPAGVDIASLKSEVLYRKYRRRPRPISHYTLGWLPRWARLAARLPGPVNWVLGRPRLSRLALGLAGVDPRRSAPRFATTTFRRWWERRADRPANRTGEARQRRQVLLWADTFTDTMSPSLATATVELLESAGYDVLVPDAAACCGLPWISTGQLDGARRRLARTLDALHPYAAAGIPILGLEPSCTAVLRSDLQELLPGDARSRVVAGATHTLAELLRAPEPVGPGASWTPPDLAGVTVVVQPHCHHHAVMGFDADLELLRRTGAAVAPISGCCGLAGNFGMERGHYDVSVAVARNGMLPALEAAPDDAVLLADGFSCRLQAGDLAGRRGLHLAELLAPGRRPAAG; translated from the coding sequence ATGGACAGGGTGCACCTACCGACCAGCGATCTCGTCCACGCCCTCCGCCGGGCCGGCCTCGACGCCGACGCCGGCTCGCGACGACGCGCCGAGTACTCCTCCGACGCGTCCAACTACCGCGTCGTGCCCGAGGTCGTCGTGTTCCCGCGCACCGTCGACGACGTGCTCGGCGCGCTCGAGGTCGCGCGCGAGCACGACAGCCCGGTCACCGCCCGCGGCGGCGGCACGTCGGTGGCCGGCAACGCCGTCGGGCCGGGCACGGTGCTCGACCTCTCCCGGCACCTGGGTCGCGTCCTCGAGATCGACCCGCGGGAGCGGGTGGCCAGGGTCGAACCCGGCTGCCTGCTCGGCACCGTCCAGCGCGAGGCGGCCGCTCACGGCCTGCGGTTCGGCCCCGATCCGTCGACGTGGGCCCGGTGCACGATCGGCGGCATGATCGGCAACAACGCGTGCGGCCCCCGGGCGCTCGGGTACGGCCGCACCGCCGACAACGTGCGGGCGCTCGACGTCGTCGACGGCGCCGGGCGACGCTTCATGGCGGGCCGCGACGTGAGCGCGGTGCCGGGCCTCGAGCGGCTCGTCGACGACCACCTCGCGCTGATCCGCACGGAGCTCGGCCGGTTCAGCCGGCAGCTCTCCGGCTACTCCCTGGACCACCTGCTGCCGGAGAACGGGCACGACGTCGCCCGCGCGCTGGTCGGCACCGAGGGCACCTGCGTGACGGTGCTGGGCGCCACGATCGAGCTGGTCGAGGTCGCGGCCAGCCCGGCGCTGCTCGTCCTGGGCTACCCCGACATGCCGGCGGCCGGCGACGACGTCCCGGCGCTGCTCGGGCACCGCGCGCTGGCCATCGAGGGCCTGGACGCGCGGCTGGTCGACGTCGTCCGCCGGCACTACGGAGGGGTGCCCGACCTGCCGAAGGGGGCCGGCTGGCTGCTCGTCGAGGTCCCCGGCGCGACGCCGGCGGAGGCGGTCGCCGCGGCCGGAGAGCTGGCCCGCGCCGCCCACGCGCTCGACTCGCGGGTGCTGCCGGCCGGGCCGGAGGCCACGGCGGTGTGGCGGATCCGCGAGGACGGCGCGGGGCTGGCGGGCCGCACGCCGCGCGGCCGCCAGGCCTGGCCGGGGCTCGAGGACGCGGCCGTCCCTCCGGCGCGACTCGGCGCGTACATGCGCGACTTCGAGGCCCTGCTCGGCGAGCACGACCTCCAGGGCCTGTCGTACGGGCACTTCGGCGACGGCTGCATCCACGTCCGCCTCGACCTGCCGCTCGACCGCGACGCCACCGCGCTGCGGCGGTTCATGGAGGACGCCGCCCGGCTGCTGTCGCGTCACGGCGGCTCGCTGTCCGGCGAGCACGGCGACGGCCGCGCCCGCGGCGAGCTGCTGCGCCACGTCTACTCCCCCGAGGTGCTCGACCTGTTCGCCGCGTTCAAGGGCTTGTTCGATCCCGACGACCGGCTGAACCCGGGTGTTCTCGTCCGCCCGGCTCCCCTCGACGCCGACCTCCGCCGGCCCGCCGCCCGCACCGTGCGCGCCGCCGGCCTGGCGCTGCACGCGGACGACGGTGACCTCACCCGCGCCGCCCACCGCTGCGTCGGCGTCGGGAAGTGCCGCGCCGACAACGCCGCGACCGGCGGGTTCATGTGCCCGTCGTACCTGGCCACGCGGGACGAGAAGGACTCCACCCGGGGCCGCGCCCGGGTGCTGCAGGAGCTGACCAACGGCTCGCTGGTCACCGGCGGCTGGCGCTCGCCCGAGCTCGCGGAGTCGCTGGACCTGTGCCTGTCGTGCAAGGCGTGCTCACGCGACTGCCCCGCCGGCGTGGACATCGCGTCGCTGAAGTCCGAGGTGCTGTACCGGAAGTACCGGCGCAGGCCGCGGCCGATCTCGCACTACACGCTCGGCTGGCTGCCGCGCTGGGCCCGGCTCGCCGCCCGGCTGCCCGGACCGGTCAACTGGGTGCTCGGACGGCCCCGGCTGTCGCGGCTCGCGCTCGGCCTGGCCGGCGTCGACCCGCGCCGGTCGGCGCCGCGTTTCGCGACGACGACGTTCCGGCGCTGGTGGGAGCGCCGCGCGGACCGGCCCGCCAACCGGACGGGCGAGGCGCGACAGCGGCGCCAGGTCCTGCTGTGGGCGGACACCTTCACCGACACCATGTCGCCGTCGCTCGCCACCGCCACCGTGGAGCTGCTGGAGTCGGCCGGCTACGACGTGCTCGTGCCGGACGCGGCGGCGTGCTGCGGGCTGCCGTGGATCAGCACCGGTCAGCTCGACGGCGCCCGGCGGCGGCTGGCGCGGACGCTCGACGCCCTGCATCCGTACGCCGCCGCGGGCATCCCGATCCTCGGCCTGGAGCCGTCGTGCACCGCCGTCCTCCGGTCGGACCTGCAGGAGCTGCTCCCCGGCGACGCCCGCTCCCGGGTCGTGGCCGGCGCGACCCACACGCTGGCGGAGCTGTTGCGGGCGCCGGAGCCGGTCGGGCCCGGGGCGTCCTGGACGCCGCCGGACCTCGCCGGTGTCACCGTCGTCGTCCAGCCGCACTGCCACCACCACGCGGTCATGGGGTTCGACGCGGACCTGGAGCTGCTGCGGCGCACCGGCGCGGCCGTCGCGCCGATCTCCGGCTGCTGCGGGCTCGCGGGGAACTTCGGGATGGAACGCGGCCATTACGACGTCTCCGTCGCGGTGGCCCGCAACGGCATGCTGCCGGCCCTGGAGGCCGCTCCGGACGACGCCGTGCTGCTGGCCGACGGTTTCTCGTGCCGGCTGCAGGCCGGCGACCTGGCCGGGCGCCGCGGCCTGCACCTGGCGGAGCTGCTGGCGCCCGGACGACGGCCGGCGGCGGGGTGA